In a genomic window of Tripterygium wilfordii isolate XIE 37 chromosome 8, ASM1340144v1, whole genome shotgun sequence:
- the LOC120004533 gene encoding actin-depolymerizing factor 7 — translation MANAASGMAVHDDCKLRFLELKARRNFRYIIFKIEAQQVLIEKLGSPDETYEDFTGSLPADECRYAVFDFDFITSENCQKSKIFFIAWSPDTSKVRSKMVYASSKDRFKRELDGIQFELQATDPSEMSIDIVKGRAI, via the exons ATG GCGAACGCGGCATCTGGAATGGCTGTGCACGACGACTGTAAGCTGAGGTTCTTGGAGCTAAAAGCAAGGAGGAACTTCCGATACATTATCTTCAAGATCGAGGCGCAGCAAGTGCTGATAGAGAAACTCGGCAGCCCCGATGAAACTTACGAGGATTTCACAGGCTCTCTACCTGCCGATGAGTGCCGCTATGctgtatttgattttgatttcatcACTTCTGAGAATTGCCAAAAGAGCAAAATCTTCTTCATTGCATG GTCACCCGACACATCAAAGGTGAGAAGTAAGATGGTGTATGCGAGTTCCAAAGATAGGTTCAAGAGGGAACTGGATGGGATTCAATTCGAATTGCAAGCCACGGATCCAAGTGAAATGAGCATTGACATTGTAAAGGGTCGAGCAATTTAG
- the LOC120004294 gene encoding O-glucosyltransferase rumi homolog codes for MRENSMQQQRWLQRWILSGSRSYSNFTDMIMRPPIKPQARSSIVLFAFLCLLVGAFVSTRVLDSTAQSQRPTITTKAALTIPLRIPRKKIEIPLNCTAFNLNRSCPGNYPSRLIEDPDRPEPHTCPEYFRWINEDLRPWARTGITREMLERAKRTANFKLVIRNGKAYVEKYRRAFQTRDVFTLWGILQLLRRYPGQVPDLELMFDCVDWPVIKSVDCKGPNATAPPPLFRYCADDDTLDIVFPDWSFWGWAEINIKPWEALLEDLKEGNKRRKWVQREPYAYWKGNPSVAATRQELLKCNVSEKQDWNARVYAQDWLRESQEGYKQSDLASQCIHRYKIYIEGSAWSVSEKYILACDSVSLIVKPRYYDFFTRGLVPVHHYWPIKEDDKCRSIKFAVDWGNSHKGKAQDIGKTASAFVQEELKMANVYDYMFHLLTQYSELLRFKPTIPRKAFELCAESMACQANSLEKKFMMESLVKGPAEASPCTMPPPFDPASLHGFLRRKESSIQQVELWEKKYWENQNKQ; via the exons ATGAGGGAGAACAGCATGCAACAGCAGAGATGGCTTCAGAGGTGGATCTTGTCTGGATCTCGGTCATATAGTAATTTCACAGACATGATCATGAGGCCGCCTATCAAGCCACAAGCTAGATCTTCTATTGTCCTCTTCGCCTTCCTCTGCCTCCTCGTCGGCGCGTTCGTCTCCACGCGCGTTCTCGACTCCACT GCCCAGTCTCAGAGGCCGACAATAACAACCAAAGCGGCCCTCACGATTCCTCTCAGAATCCCACGAAAGAAAATTGAGATTCCACTGAACTGCACTGCTTTCAACCTCAATCGATCTTGCCCCGGAAACTACCCGTCAAGGTTAATAGAAGATCCTGACCGTCCCGAACCTCACACGTGTCCAGAATACTTCCGTTGGATCAACGAGGATCTACGGCCATGGGCACGTACAGGCATCACGAGAGAAATGCTAGAACGCGCCAAAAGAACTGCGAATTTCAAGTTGGTTATTCGGAATGGGAAAGCTTACGTGGAGAAATACCGAAGGGCGTTCCAAACCAGAGATGTTTTTACGCTGTGGGGGATCCTACAGTTGCTGCGTAGATACCCCGGTCAAGTACCCGATCTGGAGCTTATGTTCGATTGCGTTGATTGGCCTGTGATCAAATCGGTGGATTGTAAAGGGCCCAACGCCACGGCCCCACCTCCACTGTTCCGCTACTGTGCGGATGATGACACACTTGATATAGTCTTCCCCGATTGGTCCTTCTGGGGATG GGCTGAAATAAACATAAAGCCATGGGAGGCATTGTTGGAGGACCTTAAAGAAGGAAACAAGAGGAGGAAGTGGGTTCAAAGAGAACCTTATGCCTACTGGAAGGGAAATCCATCAGTTGCTGCTACAAGGCAAGAACTTCTCAAATGTAATGTTTCAGAAAAACAAGATTGGAATGCTCGTGTATATGCCCAA GATTGGCTCCGAGAATCACAGGAAGGGTACAAGCAATCAGACTTGGCAAGTCAGTGTATTCACAG GTACAAAATCTATATTGAAGGGTCAGCATGGTCCGTCAGTGAAAAGTATATTCTTGCCTGCGACTCTGTTTCATTAATTGTAAAGCCCCGTTATTATGACTTCTTCACAAGAGGTTTGGTGCCAGTGCACCATTATTGGCCGATAAAGGAAGACGACAAGTGTAGATCAATTAAGTTTGCTGTTGACTGGGGTAATAGCCACAAGGGGAAG GCCCAAGATATCGGAAAGACAGCTAGTGCATTCGTTCAGGAGGAGTTGAAGATGGCCAATGTATATGACTACATGTTTCATCTTTTAACTCAGTATTCTGAGCTCTTAAGGTTCAAGCCCACTATTCCACGGAAAGCTTTCGAATTATGTGCAGAGTCAATGGCTTGCCAAGCAAACAGTCTAGAAAAGAAGTTTATGATGGAATCCCTGGTGAAGGGTCCAGCGGAGGCGAGCCCGTGCACCATGCCTCCTCCCTTTGATCCTGCATCTCTTCATGGATTTTTAAGGAGAAAGGAGAGTTCAATACAACAGGTGGAGTTATGGGAGAAAAAGTACTGGGAGAACCAGAATAAGCAGTAG
- the LOC120003903 gene encoding oxalate--CoA ligase-like, protein METLTLTGLLKRVSAEFPSRRAVSVSGRLDLMHARLQELVEIAASRLVATGIKAGDVVALTFPNTIEFVIMFLAVIRARATAAPLNQAYTPEEFEFYLSDSESKLLLTSQEGNKAAEAAASMLKIPHASAFLPDADSELVLSLNQSESQHNSVSKLINDPTDVALFLHTSGTTSRPKGVPLTQLNLATSVQNIKSVYKLTELDSAVIVLPLFHVHGLLAGLLSSLGAGGAVALPAAGRFSASTFWTDMNKYNATWYTAVPTIHQIILDRHFSNPEPVYPKLRFIRSCSASLAPVILSRLEEAFGAPVLEAYAMTEASHLMCSNPLPEDGPHKPGSVGKPVGQEMAILNENGVEQKEGVSGEVCIRGANVTKGYKNNLEANKAAFQFGWFHTGDLGYFDSDDYLHLVGRIKELINRGGEKISPIEVDAVLLSHPDIAQAVAFGVPDDKYGEEINCAIIPREGSNIDEAEVMRFCKKNLAAFKVPKKVFITDSLPKTASGKIQRRIVAQHFLPQS, encoded by the exons ATGGAGACTCTCACGTTGACAGGTTTGTTGAAACGCGTCTCCGCAGAATTTCCGTCACGGCGAGCCGTGTCTGTCTCTGGAAGGTTGGATTTGATGCACGCGCGGCTTCAGGAACTCGTTGAAATTGCCGCCTCTCGCCTCGTCGCAACCGGAATCAAAGCCGGCGATGTCGTTGCGCTTACTTTTCCAAACACTATTGAG TTTGTAATTATGTTTTTGGCCGTGATTCGAGCTAGAGCCACAGCGGCGCCGCTTAATCAGGCTTACACGCCAGAGGAGTTCGAGTTCTACCTGTCCGACTCAGAGTCGAAGCTTTTACTGACGTCACAAGAAGGAAACAAGGCGGCTGAAGCCGCGGCCTCCATGCTCAAAATTCCTCACGCCTCCGCCTTCCTTCCTGATGCCGATTCAGAACTCGTTCTATCGCTTAATCAGTCCGAGTCACAACACAACTCGGTTTCCAAACTCATTAACGATCCTACGGACGTGGCGCTATTCCTCCATACATCTGGCACCACAAGCCGGCCGAAAGGAGTACCTCTGACTCAGCTTAATTTAGCCACTTCTGTGCAGAACATTAAATCAGTGTACAAACTCACGGAATTAGATTCAGCAGTTATCGTTCTTCCGTTATTTCACGTTCACGGATTGTTAGCCGGCTTGCTGAGCTCACTCGGAGCCGGTGGAGCCGTGGCGCTTCCAGCCGCTGGAAGATTCTCTGCTTCAACCTTCTGGACTGACATGAATAAATACAATGCAACATGGTACACAGCGGTTCCCACTATACACCAGATCATATTGGACCGCCATTTCAGTAACCCGGAACCTGTTTACCCAAAGCTTCGGTTCATTAGAAGTTGCAGTGCATCGTTAGCGCCTGTAATTTTGTCTCGGCTAGAAGAGGCATTTGGTGCGCCAGTGTTGGAGGCGTACGCAATGACGGAGGCGAGTCATTTGATGTGTTCAAATCCATTACCTGAAGACGGCCCGCATAAGCCCGGATCAGTAGGTAAACCCGTGGGTCAAGAGATGGCAATACTGAACGAGAATGgtgtggaacaaaaggaagGGGTTAGTGGTGAAGTGTGTATTAGAGGAGCAAATGTGACCAAAGGATACAAAAACAATCTGGAGGCCAACAAGGCCGCATTTCAATTCGGGTGGTTTCATACAGGAGATCTCGGATATTTTGATTCGGATGACTATTTGCATCTTGTTGGCCGTATTAAAGAGCTCATCAACCGTGGAG GGGAGAAAATATCACCAATTGAAGTGGATGCAGTCCTTTTGTCTCATCCAGATATTGCTCAAGCAGTTGCTTTTGGAGTTCCTGATGACAAATACGGAGAAGAG ATAAACTGCGCAATCATTCCCAGAGAAGGATCAAATATTGATGAGGCGGAAGTGATGAGGTTTTGCAAAAAGAATTTAGCAGCATTCAAGGTCCCTAAGAAGGTTTTCATCACTGATTCTCTCCCAAAGACAGCTAGTGGGAAAATCCAACGCAGGATCGTAGCACAGCACTTCCTTCCACAAAGCTAA